Within the Kribbella aluminosa genome, the region GTTCATGATCGCCTGCCTGATCCCGTTCTGGGTGATCCTCTCGGGTTCGTTCACCGACGAGCAGACCCTGGCCGGCAAGGGCTACAGCCTGCTCCCGCACCCGTTCTCCCTGGCCGCGTACAAGCTGATCTTCACCGGCCCGACGCTGGTCAGCGCCTACGTCGCCAGCGTGTTCATCACGCTCGTCGGTACGGCGCTCGCGCTCAGCTTCACGTCCGGCCTCAGCTGGGTGATCGCCCGCCGGCTGCCGTACGTCAGCCGGCCGCTCGCGATCTTCGCGTACATCCCGATGCTGTTCAGCGGCGGACTGGTCCCGCTCTACCTGCTGGTCACGCAGTACCTGAAACTCCAGAACAGCTACTTCGCGGTGATCCTGCCGTTGCTGGTGGCACCCTTCCTGGTGTTCATCCAGGTGTCGGCGTTCCGCCAGCTGCCCGAGGAGATCCTCGACTCCGCCCGCGTCGACGGCGCGGGGGAGCTGCAGATCTTCTTCCGGATCGGGCTGCCGCTGTCGAAGCCGATCCTGGCCGTCGTCGGGCTGTTCTACGCGGTGCACTACTGGAACGAGTGGTTTACCGCGCTGCTGTTCATGTCCGACGTCCACAAGTACCCGCTCCCGCTGCTGTTGCAGAACCTGATCTCGAACGTCTCCTTCTCGCAGATGCTGCCGGCAGCGGCGCAACAGACGACGCCGGTCTACCAGCTCCGGCTCGCGCTCACGGTCGTCACCATCGGCCCGATCCTGCTCGCGTACCCGTTCGCGCAGCGCTACTTCGTCAAAGGCATCACCTTGGGAGCCACCAAAGGCTGACGGCTCCACCACTCTTCAGGAGGAATTGTGCCCGCCACATCTCCCGCCGGCCTCAGCAGGCGCGGCTTCCTGGCCGCCGGCGGCGGCCTTTCCCTCGCGGCCGCGCTC harbors:
- a CDS encoding carbohydrate ABC transporter permease, with product MTSSVAKTTARTTARRAGGLEPFTLISIAGVALFMIACLIPFWVILSGSFTDEQTLAGKGYSLLPHPFSLAAYKLIFTGPTLVSAYVASVFITLVGTALALSFTSGLSWVIARRLPYVSRPLAIFAYIPMLFSGGLVPLYLLVTQYLKLQNSYFAVILPLLVAPFLVFIQVSAFRQLPEEILDSARVDGAGELQIFFRIGLPLSKPILAVVGLFYAVHYWNEWFTALLFMSDVHKYPLPLLLQNLISNVSFSQMLPAAAQQTTPVYQLRLALTVVTIGPILLAYPFAQRYFVKGITLGATKG